In Streptomyces hawaiiensis, one genomic interval encodes:
- a CDS encoding sugar ABC transporter substrate-binding protein gives MRGLGVRGAAGLLAVLLAVSLAGCTDSGDESGSGPAIGLLLPSRAVPRWEKSDKPLIEKRVKELCSDCTVVYANAENDAASQRQQMNSMITRGVSALILDVVDPKALRSSVRAAQREGIPVVAYDRLAEGPISGFVSFDGAQVGRLQGQALLKGMGARADGGGVVMVNGDPSSPNAAWYEGGARAVLRDEVRILKSYNTLGWRTENAHDHMSAAISALGPGRIDGVLAANDSIAAGVISALKSARVSPLPPVTGQDADLDAVQRIVKGEQYMTVYKPFRLEAEAASAMAVALARDNDINALVTTTVDSPTTEDVPAILLDPTAVTRETIGRTLVRDGVYTLDQICTPKLRSACDRAGLTR, from the coding sequence ATGCGTGGCCTCGGTGTGCGTGGCGCCGCCGGGCTGCTGGCGGTCCTCCTGGCCGTGTCCCTCGCCGGGTGTACCGACAGCGGCGACGAGAGCGGGAGTGGTCCGGCCATCGGGCTGCTGCTGCCGAGCCGGGCCGTGCCCCGCTGGGAGAAGTCCGACAAGCCCCTGATCGAGAAGCGGGTGAAGGAGCTGTGCTCGGACTGCACGGTCGTGTACGCCAACGCCGAGAACGACGCGGCGAGCCAGCGGCAGCAGATGAACTCCATGATCACCCGGGGCGTCTCCGCCCTGATCCTGGACGTCGTCGACCCCAAGGCCCTGCGTTCCTCGGTCCGCGCGGCGCAGCGCGAGGGTATCCCGGTCGTCGCCTACGACCGGCTCGCCGAGGGCCCGATCTCGGGTTTCGTCAGTTTCGACGGCGCCCAGGTCGGCAGGCTGCAGGGCCAGGCGCTCCTGAAGGGCATGGGCGCCAGGGCCGACGGCGGCGGAGTCGTCATGGTGAACGGCGACCCGTCCAGCCCCAACGCCGCCTGGTACGAGGGCGGGGCCCGGGCCGTCCTGCGGGACGAGGTGCGGATCCTGAAGTCGTACAACACCCTGGGCTGGCGTACGGAGAACGCGCACGACCACATGTCCGCCGCGATCAGCGCCCTCGGCCCGGGCCGGATCGACGGGGTGCTCGCCGCGAACGACTCGATCGCCGCCGGTGTCATCTCGGCGCTCAAGAGCGCCCGCGTCTCCCCGCTGCCGCCCGTCACCGGGCAGGACGCCGACCTCGACGCCGTGCAGCGCATCGTCAAGGGCGAGCAGTACATGACCGTGTACAAGCCGTTCCGGCTGGAGGCCGAGGCGGCCTCCGCGATGGCCGTCGCCCTGGCGCGGGACAACGACATCAACGCCCTGGTCACGACGACGGTGGACAGCCCCACGACGGAGGACGTCCCGGCGATCCTGCTCGACCCGACCGCCGTGACGCGCGAGACGATCGGCCGGACGCTCGTCCGGGACGGTGTCTACACACTCGACCAGATCTGCACCCCGAAGCTCCGCTCGGCCTGCGACCGGGCCGGGCTCACCCGGTGA
- a CDS encoding SpoIIE family protein phosphatase has translation MPHDGDARAAVPGLRAPGNGGAGPPRPAPEPAAARARLLAFAGVALAAVYVRGEDGTELRLVESAGAASEQRYQVPGRVAVPVSGGSPGAGSSASPGPEAPAASQGAPLSVSAGEADTGGGCPAVAEAYLRGRAVWLAGVVLAGREEAAAASAPLGALPLGAAGGWLGCLVVVGEAGEGFGTEQREFLERYAKAVAERLRGEADRSAPSLLLDSAQRAMGVGSFALSPGTGLVETDPALLELVGIPEGGFDGKTDTLLSCSVPEDVPALMSVIEPSAQTPGRRELEFRIRRPTGELCWLRLSCRVLKGPDGAPERVLGVVSAAPVLRRSASDVARIQWLTAALDDATTVRDVSRVVVAALREPLGADRVALAELLEDRLAVSVLDPPGAGAWPELWRREWRSEWPDAPVTALPTLQAALRDGRVSLWPVGSELEPGLAGIGPGGLAVLPLPAKNGVAGVCLVGWDTPHEFAPEERALLTATAGLVGQALKRAHAYDAEQELATMLQRSLLPRRLPRLPGGTAVARYLPARRGLQVGGDWYDVIALSESKVALVIGDVQGHSAGAATIMGQMRTAVRAYAVEGHPPDVVVAHANRLLVGMETDLFATCCYVELDMEEGNALFVRAGHLAPLVRHPDGGTAEIAVEGGLPLGVLADAEFPLTALALAPGSVLALVTDGLVESADLQLDEGMRLVRQALATADPADPGRMADELLGEDGRREDDVAVLLLRYDGMRVRPVRAGWVVWRLPDAVMHARRFSARTLRSWGLSAEADTVLLVVSELVTNALVHTQGAVRVELTLAADRLRVSVSDSSPRAPAKPVVVDWESTGGRGLFLVEAVSAAWGSVPVGGGKQVWSEIVVTRPERETEPGEEPDEEPEAEPEEERKPGRVWGLGRDRSWGLGRNRDRRKTRDHDPHRDDDRARDRTGARATDHDGDRPTDRHDDQAPGRAGDRATDDNDDATPNGTPGPVPGPPPYQNRNPDRSTGAVARPGRLPEGGP, from the coding sequence ATGCCCCATGACGGCGATGCCCGGGCCGCGGTCCCCGGTCTTCGGGCGCCGGGGAACGGGGGCGCCGGTCCGCCTCGTCCCGCTCCGGAGCCGGCCGCCGCGCGAGCGCGTCTGCTGGCGTTCGCGGGGGTGGCGCTGGCGGCGGTGTACGTGCGCGGTGAGGACGGGACGGAGCTCCGGCTGGTGGAGTCGGCCGGGGCGGCGTCCGAGCAGCGGTACCAGGTGCCGGGGCGTGTGGCGGTCCCGGTGTCGGGGGGATCTCCTGGCGCGGGGTCGAGCGCCTCCCCCGGGCCGGAAGCACCGGCCGCTTCCCAGGGCGCCCCCCTCTCGGTGTCTGCGGGCGAGGCGGACACGGGAGGCGGTTGCCCTGCCGTCGCCGAGGCCTACCTGCGGGGGCGGGCCGTGTGGCTCGCGGGTGTGGTGCTCGCCGGGCGCGAGGAGGCCGCAGCCGCCTCCGCTCCGCTCGGGGCGTTGCCGCTGGGGGCCGCGGGCGGGTGGCTGGGATGTCTCGTCGTGGTGGGAGAGGCCGGGGAGGGTTTCGGGACCGAGCAGCGGGAGTTTCTGGAGCGGTACGCCAAGGCCGTCGCCGAGCGGCTGCGGGGCGAGGCCGACCGGTCGGCGCCCTCGCTCTTGCTGGATTCCGCCCAGCGCGCCATGGGGGTCGGTTCCTTCGCCCTGTCGCCCGGCACCGGGCTGGTCGAGACGGACCCGGCCCTGCTCGAACTCGTCGGCATCCCCGAGGGCGGTTTCGACGGCAAGACCGACACCCTGCTCTCGTGCAGCGTCCCGGAGGACGTCCCGGCGCTGATGTCGGTCATCGAGCCGTCCGCGCAGACGCCGGGCCGCCGTGAGCTGGAGTTCCGTATCCGCCGGCCGACCGGTGAGCTGTGCTGGCTGCGGCTGAGCTGCCGGGTGCTCAAGGGACCCGACGGCGCGCCGGAGCGGGTGCTGGGTGTGGTGAGCGCGGCGCCCGTGCTGCGCCGCAGCGCCAGCGACGTCGCCCGGATCCAGTGGCTGACGGCCGCGCTCGACGACGCCACGACCGTCCGGGACGTCAGCCGTGTGGTGGTCGCCGCGCTGCGCGAGCCGCTGGGGGCCGACCGGGTGGCGCTCGCCGAGTTGCTGGAGGACCGGCTGGCGGTCAGCGTGCTCGATCCGCCGGGTGCGGGTGCCTGGCCGGAGCTGTGGCGACGCGAGTGGCGCTCGGAGTGGCCCGACGCGCCGGTCACCGCCCTGCCCACGCTCCAGGCGGCCCTGCGGGACGGGCGGGTGAGCCTGTGGCCGGTTGGTTCGGAACTGGAGCCGGGGCTCGCGGGGATCGGTCCCGGCGGGCTCGCGGTGCTGCCGCTGCCGGCCAAGAACGGGGTGGCCGGGGTGTGCCTGGTCGGCTGGGACACTCCGCACGAGTTCGCCCCCGAGGAGCGGGCCCTGCTGACCGCCACCGCGGGCCTGGTCGGTCAGGCCCTGAAGCGTGCGCACGCCTACGACGCCGAGCAGGAGCTCGCGACGATGCTCCAGCGCAGCCTGTTGCCGCGCCGGCTTCCGCGGCTGCCCGGCGGCACCGCCGTGGCCCGCTATCTGCCCGCCCGGCGCGGTCTCCAGGTGGGCGGCGACTGGTACGACGTGATCGCGCTGTCGGAAAGCAAGGTGGCGCTGGTCATCGGGGATGTGCAGGGGCACAGCGCCGGGGCCGCCACGATCATGGGGCAGATGCGTACGGCGGTCCGGGCGTACGCCGTGGAGGGGCATCCGCCGGACGTGGTCGTCGCGCACGCCAACCGGCTGCTCGTCGGCATGGAGACGGACCTGTTCGCCACCTGCTGCTACGTCGAGCTGGACATGGAGGAGGGCAACGCGCTGTTCGTGCGGGCCGGGCATCTGGCGCCGCTGGTGCGGCATCCCGACGGCGGCACCGCGGAGATCGCGGTCGAGGGTGGGCTCCCGCTGGGCGTCCTCGCGGACGCGGAGTTCCCGCTGACGGCACTCGCGCTCGCCCCGGGCTCGGTGCTCGCGCTGGTGACGGACGGTCTGGTCGAGTCGGCGGATCTGCAGTTGGACGAGGGTATGCGGCTCGTACGCCAGGCACTCGCCACGGCCGATCCCGCCGACCCGGGGCGGATGGCCGACGAGCTGCTCGGCGAGGACGGGCGCCGTGAGGACGACGTGGCGGTGCTGCTGCTGCGCTACGACGGGATGCGGGTACGGCCGGTGCGGGCGGGCTGGGTGGTGTGGCGGCTGCCGGACGCGGTGATGCATGCCCGCCGGTTCAGTGCGCGCACGCTGCGTTCGTGGGGCCTCTCGGCCGAGGCCGACACCGTCCTGCTGGTGGTGTCGGAGCTGGTCACCAACGCGCTGGTGCACACGCAGGGCGCCGTCCGGGTGGAGCTGACCCTGGCGGCGGACCGGCTGCGGGTGAGCGTGAGCGACTCCTCGCCCCGGGCGCCGGCCAAGCCGGTGGTCGTGGACTGGGAGTCGACGGGTGGCCGGGGGCTCTTCCTGGTCGAGGCCGTGTCGGCGGCCTGGGGCTCGGTACCGGTGGGTGGCGGCAAGCAGGTGTGGAGCGAGATCGTCGTCACCCGTCCGGAACGGGAAACGGAACCCGGCGAGGAGCCGGACGAGGAACCGGAGGCCGAGCCGGAGGAGGAGCGGAAGCCGGGCCGCGTCTGGGGCCTGGGCCGGGACCGAAGCTGGGGTCTGGGCCGCAACCGGGACCGCCGCAAGACCCGCGACCACGACCCGCACCGCGACGACGACCGGGCCAGGGACCGCACAGGCGCCCGGGCCACGGACCACGACGGCGACCGGCCCACGGACCGCCACGACGACCAGGCCCCGGGCCGCGCAGGCGACCGGGCGACGGACGACAATGACGACGCGACCCCGAACGGCACCCCGGGCCCGGTCCCGGGCCCGCCCCCGTACCAGAACCGGAACCCTGACCGGAGTACAGGCGCGGTCGCCCGTCCGGGTCGGCTCCCCGAGGGAGGTCCCTGA
- a CDS encoding MmpS family transport accessory protein, with protein MNRTVRAAVCSVAVTALALGLSSCSEAVDQVDKAVNETYEVTYEVTGKNVDSIEFHGGGGKAMEPKIESVSKPELPWKKTVTLRGIMPAAVMPVAADPEGAQVTCKIIHKGKVLEEQSADGLVTAGGCTAESPITK; from the coding sequence TTGAACCGCACCGTCCGCGCAGCCGTCTGCTCCGTCGCAGTCACCGCTCTCGCGCTCGGCCTCAGCTCCTGCTCCGAGGCGGTCGACCAGGTCGACAAGGCCGTGAACGAGACGTACGAGGTCACCTACGAGGTCACGGGCAAGAACGTCGACTCGATCGAATTCCACGGCGGCGGTGGCAAGGCCATGGAGCCGAAGATCGAGTCGGTGTCGAAGCCCGAGCTGCCCTGGAAGAAGACGGTCACGCTGCGCGGCATCATGCCCGCGGCGGTCATGCCGGTCGCCGCGGACCCCGAGGGCGCCCAGGTCACCTGCAAGATCATCCACAAGGGCAAGGTGCTCGAGGAGCAGAGTGCCGACGGCCTGGTGACCGCCGGCGGCTGCACCGCGGAGTCCCCGATCACGAAGTAG
- a CDS encoding carbohydrate ABC transporter permease: MVKPSRSYRVFQGVNGVILTIVVLVTLYPFVNILARSFSGERQIRAGEVTLLPKGFNLTTYEIVFQDSMFWRNYGNTVLYTVVATVIAMVLTTCYAYVLSKKHLKGRGVLVGIAVFTMFFTGGLIPNYILVTSLGLKNSVWAIALPNAISVFNLLVMKAFFENLPTDLEEAAQIDGLNTYGVLLRIVLPLSKAVVATMVLFYSVSFWNSWFSAFLYMDRTDLMPVTVYLRNLIQGATGGGNAGAGTEQLSQVGANIQAVTIVLTALPILCVYPFVQRYFVSGVMLGAVKG; the protein is encoded by the coding sequence GTGGTGAAGCCGAGCCGCTCCTACCGGGTCTTCCAGGGCGTCAACGGGGTGATCCTCACGATCGTCGTGCTGGTGACCCTCTACCCCTTCGTCAACATCCTCGCGCGGTCCTTCAGCGGGGAGCGGCAGATCAGGGCCGGTGAGGTGACCCTGCTGCCCAAGGGGTTCAACCTCACCACGTACGAGATCGTGTTCCAGGACTCGATGTTCTGGCGGAACTACGGCAACACCGTGCTCTACACGGTCGTCGCCACGGTGATCGCCATGGTCCTGACGACCTGTTACGCCTACGTCCTGTCGAAGAAGCACCTCAAGGGCCGCGGCGTACTCGTCGGCATCGCCGTGTTCACCATGTTCTTCACCGGCGGCCTGATCCCGAACTACATCCTGGTCACCAGCCTCGGCCTGAAGAACAGCGTGTGGGCGATCGCCCTGCCGAACGCGATCAGCGTCTTCAACCTGCTGGTGATGAAGGCCTTCTTCGAGAATCTGCCCACGGATCTGGAGGAGGCCGCGCAGATCGACGGCCTGAACACCTACGGCGTCCTGCTCAGGATCGTGCTGCCGCTGTCCAAGGCGGTCGTGGCGACGATGGTGCTCTTCTACTCGGTGTCGTTCTGGAACTCCTGGTTCAGCGCGTTCCTCTACATGGACCGGACCGACCTGATGCCGGTCACGGTCTACCTGCGCAACCTCATCCAGGGCGCCACCGGCGGCGGCAACGCCGGTGCCGGAACCGAGCAGCTCAGCCAGGTCGGCGCGAACATCCAGGCGGTCACCATCGTCCTCACCGCCCTGCCGATCCTCTGCGTGTACCCGTTCGTCCAGCGCTACTTCGTCTCGGGCGTGATGCTCGGCGCGGTCAAGGGCTGA
- a CDS encoding acetylxylan esterase yields the protein MPAFDLPLTELERHRPDIGEPADFDAFWTSTLTEAGQADPVVSVRPVETGLRLTQTWDVTFRGFAGDPVRAWFSRPAGAEELLPVVVEFAGYGRGRGLPHERLTWVNAGYAHLLMDNRGQGDQYGCGGDTADPHAAAPGGPGPAVRGLLTAEDYHYRRLITDAVRAVAAVRGLPGVDPERTVAVGNSQGGGVALAVAGLVPDLAAVLVTAPLLCGIRRALDLTDAGPYGEIAAYLSVHRGAEHAARRTLSYVEGVSFARRAQAPAHFGVGLRDAICPPSGAYAAFNRYAELTGTDPHREIHAYPFNGHEGGDAVQVRRQLTWVRSVLDGRRG from the coding sequence GTGCCCGCGTTCGACCTGCCGCTGACGGAACTGGAGCGCCACCGCCCGGACATCGGGGAGCCCGCCGACTTCGACGCGTTCTGGACGAGCACGCTGACGGAGGCCGGGCAAGCGGACCCCGTGGTGTCGGTGCGGCCGGTGGAGACGGGACTGCGGCTGACGCAGACCTGGGACGTGACGTTCCGGGGCTTCGCGGGTGACCCGGTGCGAGCGTGGTTCAGCCGGCCTGCCGGGGCGGAGGAACTACTGCCCGTCGTGGTCGAGTTCGCCGGTTACGGGCGCGGGCGCGGGCTTCCGCACGAGCGCCTGACATGGGTCAACGCCGGCTACGCGCATCTACTCATGGACAACCGCGGCCAGGGCGACCAGTACGGGTGCGGCGGTGACACGGCCGATCCGCACGCCGCCGCGCCGGGCGGGCCCGGGCCGGCGGTGCGGGGGCTGCTCACCGCCGAGGACTACCACTACCGGCGCCTGATCACGGACGCGGTGCGTGCGGTCGCGGCGGTGCGGGGGCTGCCGGGTGTCGATCCGGAGCGGACCGTCGCCGTCGGCAACAGCCAGGGGGGCGGGGTGGCCCTGGCGGTCGCGGGGCTCGTCCCGGACCTGGCGGCCGTCCTGGTCACCGCCCCGCTCCTGTGCGGCATCCGCCGCGCCCTCGACCTCACCGACGCGGGCCCCTACGGCGAGATCGCCGCGTACCTGTCGGTCCACCGGGGTGCCGAGCACGCCGCCCGTCGCACCCTCTCCTACGTCGAGGGTGTCTCCTTCGCCCGCCGCGCGCAGGCTCCGGCCCACTTCGGTGTCGGCCTGCGGGACGCGATCTGCCCGCCGAGCGGCGCGTACGCCGCCTTCAACCGTTACGCCGAACTGACCGGCACCGACCCTCACAGGGAGATCCACGCCTATCCGTTCAACGGACACGAGGGTGGCGACGCGGTGCAGGTGCGCCGTCAACTGACCTGGGTGCGATCGGTGCTGGACGGCCGGCGCGGCTGA
- a CDS encoding lytic polysaccharide monooxygenase auxiliary activity family 9 protein, which translates to MPRLALPTRARALFLVLLSLLVTVPAIGLVMTAGGEAEAHGTPMKPGSRTFLCWQDGLTDTGEIKPVNPACRGAQQVSGTTPFYNWFSVLRSDGAGRTKGFVPDGELCSGGNTNFTGFNTPSKDWPLTHLTSGATVDFSYNAWAAHPGWFYVYITKDGFDPTKTLTWNDMEERPFLSVDHPPLNGSPGTVEANYSWAGKLPEGKSGRHIIYMVWQRSDSQETFYSCSDVVFDGGNGEVTGIKEPGNPSEPVPGTCTATRKTTGTWNGGYQSEVTVTNTGTVPMLGWMVDWTLPTGQKVESLWSGSATYNGQAVMVHNSNWNGSLAPGKSTTFGYVVSGPGGDSTSGLPCRVG; encoded by the coding sequence ATGCCCCGCTTAGCGCTCCCCACCCGGGCCAGAGCTCTCTTCCTCGTCCTGCTCTCCCTCCTCGTCACGGTCCCGGCCATCGGTCTGGTCATGACGGCCGGTGGCGAGGCGGAGGCGCACGGCACCCCCATGAAGCCCGGCAGCCGCACGTTCCTGTGCTGGCAGGACGGGCTGACCGACACCGGTGAGATCAAGCCGGTGAACCCCGCCTGCCGGGGTGCGCAGCAGGTCAGCGGTACCACGCCGTTCTACAACTGGTTCTCGGTGCTCCGCTCGGACGGCGCCGGCCGCACCAAGGGCTTCGTGCCGGACGGCGAGCTGTGCAGCGGCGGCAACACCAACTTCACCGGGTTCAACACGCCCAGCAAGGACTGGCCGCTCACCCATCTCACCTCGGGCGCGACGGTCGACTTCTCGTACAACGCCTGGGCGGCGCACCCGGGTTGGTTCTACGTCTACATCACCAAGGACGGCTTCGACCCGACCAAGACGCTCACCTGGAACGACATGGAGGAGCGGCCGTTCCTGAGCGTCGACCACCCGCCGCTGAACGGCTCCCCGGGCACGGTCGAGGCCAACTACTCCTGGGCCGGCAAGCTCCCCGAGGGCAAGTCGGGCCGCCACATCATCTACATGGTCTGGCAGCGCTCCGACAGCCAGGAGACCTTCTACTCCTGCTCCGACGTCGTCTTCGACGGCGGCAACGGCGAGGTGACCGGCATCAAGGAGCCGGGCAACCCGTCCGAGCCGGTGCCCGGCACCTGCACGGCCACCCGCAAGACCACGGGCACCTGGAACGGCGGCTACCAGTCCGAGGTCACCGTCACCAACACCGGCACCGTCCCGATGCTCGGCTGGATGGTCGACTGGACACTCCCGACGGGCCAGAAGGTGGAGAGCCTGTGGAGCGGCAGCGCCACCTACAACGGCCAGGCGGTGATGGTCCACAACTCCAACTGGAACGGCTCCCTCGCCCCGGGCAAGAGCACGACGTTCGGTTACGTCGTCTCCGGGCCGGGGGGTGACAGTACGAGCGGTCTGCCCTGCCGGGTGGGCTGA
- a CDS encoding aminoglycoside phosphotransferase family protein codes for MAPTEIEITAELVRDLLRDQHPDLADRPVRLGARGWDNQLWRLGDDLAVRLPWATQSADALLRKEHAWVPALAPHLPLRVAVPQRLGEPSERFPRPWIVTTWVQGAPADRAPATRAAESADALAAFLTALHRPAPAEAPVGRGRGGPLGEQVEEHLTRELATATEAGLIPDPDAVRAIWQDAVTAPDWTGPALWLHGDLHPANILTADGTFCGVIDFGDLCAGDPACDLAAAWILLPDGAADRFFRACRPTPDPATLRRARGWALLRAVTCLLIAEAGDQGRPGGKPTWGPPAEAALHRLVATAGR; via the coding sequence ATGGCACCTACGGAGATCGAGATCACCGCGGAACTGGTCCGGGACCTGCTGCGCGACCAGCACCCCGACCTGGCCGATCGCCCGGTGCGGCTCGGCGCCCGCGGCTGGGACAATCAGCTCTGGCGGCTCGGGGACGACCTGGCCGTCCGGTTGCCCTGGGCGACGCAGTCCGCGGACGCGCTGCTGCGCAAGGAACACGCCTGGGTGCCCGCCCTCGCCCCGCACCTCCCGCTGCGCGTCGCCGTCCCACAGCGCCTGGGCGAGCCCTCCGAGCGGTTTCCGCGGCCGTGGATCGTCACCACCTGGGTCCAGGGCGCCCCTGCCGACCGGGCTCCCGCGACCCGCGCCGCCGAGTCGGCCGACGCCCTGGCCGCCTTCCTGACGGCTCTTCACCGCCCGGCCCCCGCGGAGGCACCCGTCGGCCGTGGCCGCGGCGGCCCTCTGGGAGAGCAGGTCGAGGAACACCTCACCCGGGAGCTGGCCACGGCCACGGAAGCGGGCCTGATCCCCGACCCCGACGCCGTCCGCGCGATCTGGCAGGACGCCGTCACCGCACCCGACTGGACGGGACCGGCCCTCTGGCTGCACGGTGACCTGCATCCGGCCAACATCCTCACCGCGGACGGCACCTTCTGCGGCGTGATCGACTTCGGCGACCTCTGCGCGGGCGACCCGGCCTGCGACCTCGCGGCGGCCTGGATCCTGCTCCCGGACGGCGCCGCCGACCGCTTCTTTCGCGCCTGCCGGCCGACCCCGGACCCCGCGACCCTGCGCCGCGCCCGCGGCTGGGCACTCCTGCGTGCCGTCACCTGCCTCCTCATCGCGGAGGCCGGCGACCAGGGCCGCCCCGGCGGCAAACCGACCTGGGGCCCACCGGCCGAGGCAGCACTGCACCGACTGGTCGCCACGGCCGGCCGATAG
- a CDS encoding ABC transporter permease, which yields MSTSTTSAPPGTQDQPPARAAPRRGKRAPARTGWRRALRRDWQLYSLAILPLLFFLVFRYLPMIGNVIAFRRFEPGGSIFGEDWVGLRYVRMFLSDPTFWQVFRNTLWLGGLTLVFCFPIPIVLALLLNEVRRRSLKRFVQSVSYLPHFLSVVIVAGITMQMLASDGPVNHVLGLLGHDPVRFIQEPGWFRTVYVGSEIWQTAGWGTILYLAALTTIDEDLYEAARIDGANRWQQIWHVTLPGIRPTMITLLILNVGTFMAVGFEKVLLLYNALTYPTADVISTYVYRAGVESNSFSYAAAIGLFEAIIGLVLITSANQLSRRTVGTSLW from the coding sequence ATGAGCACGTCCACCACATCGGCCCCGCCGGGCACCCAGGATCAGCCTCCGGCCCGGGCCGCCCCCCGCCGCGGCAAGCGGGCACCCGCCCGGACCGGCTGGCGGCGGGCGCTGCGCCGCGACTGGCAGTTGTACTCGCTGGCGATCCTGCCGCTGCTGTTCTTCCTGGTCTTCCGCTATCTGCCGATGATCGGCAACGTGATCGCCTTCCGGCGCTTCGAGCCCGGAGGTTCGATCTTCGGCGAGGACTGGGTGGGGCTGCGCTATGTGCGGATGTTCCTCAGCGACCCCACCTTCTGGCAGGTGTTCCGCAACACCCTGTGGCTGGGCGGGCTCACGCTCGTCTTCTGCTTCCCGATCCCGATCGTGCTGGCGCTGCTGCTGAACGAGGTGCGGCGGCGTTCCCTGAAGCGGTTCGTGCAGTCGGTGTCGTACCTCCCGCACTTCCTGTCGGTCGTGATCGTCGCGGGCATCACGATGCAGATGCTGGCGAGCGACGGCCCGGTCAACCACGTCCTCGGCCTGCTCGGCCACGACCCGGTCCGCTTCATCCAGGAACCCGGGTGGTTCCGCACCGTCTACGTCGGTTCGGAGATCTGGCAGACCGCCGGCTGGGGCACGATCCTCTACCTCGCCGCGCTCACCACGATCGACGAGGACCTGTACGAGGCGGCCCGGATCGACGGCGCCAACCGCTGGCAGCAGATCTGGCACGTCACCCTGCCCGGCATCCGCCCCACCATGATCACGCTGCTGATCCTCAACGTCGGCACGTTCATGGCGGTCGGCTTCGAGAAGGTACTGCTGCTGTACAACGCGCTCACGTATCCCACCGCCGACGTGATCTCGACGTACGTCTACCGGGCCGGCGTCGAGTCCAACAGCTTCAGTTACGCCGCCGCCATCGGCCTGTTCGAGGCGATCATCGGCCTGGTCCTCATCACGTCCGCCAATCAGCTCTCGCGCCGCACAGTGGGGACGAGCCTGTGGTGA
- a CDS encoding ATP-binding cassette domain-containing protein — MAHPPVLALRGITKRFGGVQALVDVDLRIRAGEVVALAGDNGAGKSTLVKVISGVSPADRGVIEWEGRLVQIKRPHDAHALGIATVYQDLAMCDNLDVVGNLFLGREIDRVGILDEVEMERRARDLMRALSIRIPDVRVPVAALSAGQRQAVAISRSLMGAPKVLLLDEPTAALGVEQTSHLLDLIEEVRDRGMAIILISHNMGDIKAVADRVAVLRLGRNNGLFDVSTVTQEQIISSVTGAADNAVAHRSKGDEEAWP; from the coding sequence GTGGCCCATCCACCCGTACTGGCGTTGCGCGGCATCACCAAGCGGTTCGGCGGTGTCCAGGCGCTCGTGGACGTCGACCTGCGGATCCGGGCCGGTGAGGTCGTGGCCCTGGCGGGCGACAACGGAGCGGGCAAGTCCACGCTCGTCAAGGTGATCTCCGGGGTCAGCCCCGCCGACCGGGGCGTCATCGAGTGGGAGGGCCGCCTCGTGCAGATCAAACGCCCGCACGACGCTCACGCCCTGGGCATCGCGACCGTGTACCAGGATCTCGCCATGTGCGACAACCTGGACGTCGTCGGCAATCTCTTCCTCGGCCGCGAGATCGACCGGGTGGGCATCCTCGACGAGGTCGAGATGGAGCGCCGGGCCCGTGACCTGATGCGCGCCCTGTCGATCCGCATCCCCGACGTGCGGGTGCCGGTCGCCGCGCTGTCGGCGGGGCAGCGGCAGGCCGTCGCGATCTCCCGTTCGCTCATGGGCGCCCCCAAGGTGCTGCTGCTCGACGAGCCCACCGCCGCCCTCGGCGTGGAGCAGACCAGCCATCTGCTCGACCTGATCGAGGAGGTGCGCGACCGCGGTATGGCGATCATCCTCATCAGTCACAACATGGGCGACATCAAGGCCGTGGCGGACCGGGTGGCCGTGCTGCGGCTGGGCCGCAACAACGGACTGTTCGACGTGAGCACGGTGACCCAGGAGCAGATCATCTCCTCCGTCACCGGGGCGGCGGACAACGCCGTGGCCCATCGCTCGAAGGGCGACGAGGAGGCGTGGCCGTGA